The proteins below are encoded in one region of Acanthochromis polyacanthus isolate Apoly-LR-REF ecotype Palm Island chromosome 4, KAUST_Apoly_ChrSc, whole genome shotgun sequence:
- the LOC110966409 gene encoding serine/arginine-rich splicing factor 11 isoform X2: MNSNTHVIQVTNVSPSTTSEQMRTLFGFLGNIEELKLFPPDDSPLPVTSRVCFVKFLESESVGVSQHLTNTVFVDRALIVVPFAEGVIPDESKAMSLLAPANAVAGMMPGGGLLPTPNPLASMGGTPFGGLGAPNMEQMAAMGMPGPNMNPQALSADFLKLMQSMDPKLNPLAAGLNLNPGLKTDASNKEIEEAMKRVREAQSLISAAIEPGNKKDDKRKHSRSRSRSRRRRSRSRSRHRRSKSRSRRRSHSRSRRRSKSPRRRRSHSRDRNRRSRSRDRRKEEKSKKRSKTPPKSYSSARRSRSISRRHRRSRSASRSPRRRLSRSPSLRRHKKEKKKEKEREKERERDRRDDRDRSRDERERSTSKKKKSKDKERERERDRKSDSEKGDVKVTRDYDEEEQGYDSDKEGEEEDDERKSDSDSASSPKGPEDPERAENPKKSKVNGDDHHQEDMEMSD; this comes from the exons ATGAACTCCAACACGCACGTCATCCAGGTGACAAACGTCTCCCCGAGCACGACGTCCGAGCAGATGAGGACCCTGTTCGGCTTCCTGGGGAACATAGAGGAGCTCAAACTGTTTCCACCGGA tgaCTCTCCCTTGCCTGTGACTTCACGTGTCTGTTTTGTAAAATTCCTTGAGTCTGAGTCGGTGGGAGTTTCCCAGCATCTGACCAACACCGTCTTCGTGGACCGGGCCCTGATCGTGGTTCCTTTCGCTGAAG GAGTGATTCCTGATGAATCTAAAGCTATGTCGCTGCTGGCTCCAGCCAATGCTGTGGCAGGAATGATGCCTGGGGGAGGCCTCCTTCCAACACCCAATCCTCTGGCTTCT ATGGGAGGGACGCCTTTCGGAGGTCTGGGAGCTCCCAACATGGAGCAGATGGCTGCCATGGGAATGCCAGGACCCAACATGAACCCCCAG gcTCTTTCTGCAGATTTCCTGAAGCTCATGCAGTCCATGGACCCCAA GTTGAACCCGTTGGCGGCTGGACTGAACCTGAACCCAGGACTGAAGACCGACGCCTCCAACAAGGAGATAGAAGAAGCCATGAAGAGGGTCAGGGAGGCCCAGTCCCTGATCTCTGCAGCCATCGAACCTGGAA ATAAGAAAGACGACAAGCGTAAACATTCCCGCTCTCGTTCGAGGTCACGACGCCGACGCTCCAGATCTCGCTCACGACACAG ACGTTCCAAGAGCAGATCTCGACGTCGCTCTCATTCCAGGAGTCGGAGGAGGTCCAAGAGTCCACGCAGGAGGAGATCTCACTCCAGAGACAGAAACCGTCGCAGCAGATCCAG GgacaggaggaaggaggagaagtcCAAGAAAAGGTCCAAGACGCCTCCCAAGAGCTACAGCAGCGccaggaggtccaggagcatCAGCAG GAGACACCGTCGGAGTCGTTCTGCTTCCAGATCTCCCAGGAGGAGGCTGTCCAGGTCTCCATCACTCAGACG ccataagaaggagaagaagaaggagaaggagcgAGAGAAGGAACGAGAACGAGACCGGAGGGACGACCGAGACCGAAGCCGAGACGAACGAGAACGATCGAcgagcaagaagaagaagagcaaagACAAAGAACGAGAACGAGAGCGAGACAGGAAGTCTGACAGCGAGAAGGGAGACGTGAAG GTGACTCGTGACTACGACGAGGAGGAGCAGGGCTACGACAGCGacaaggagggagaggaagaggacgaCGAGAGGAAGAGCGACTCGGACTCGGCGTCGTCCCCCAAAGGTCCGGAGGATCCGGAACGAGCCGAAAACCCCAAGAAGTCCAAAGTGAACGGAGACGACCACCACCAGGAGGACATGGAGATGAGCGACTGA
- the LOC110966409 gene encoding serine/arginine-rich splicing factor 11 isoform X1, whose product MNSNTHVIQVTNVSPSTTSEQMRTLFGFLGNIEELKLFPPDDSPLPVTSRVCFVKFLESESVGVSQHLTNTVFVDRALIVVPFAEGVIPDESKAMSLLAPANAVAGMMPGGGLLPTPNPLASMGGTPFGGLGAPNMEQMAAMGMPGPNMNPQALSADFLKLMQSMDPKLNPLAAGLNLNPGLKTDASNKEIEEAMKRVREAQSLISAAIEPGNKKDDKRKHSRSRSRSRRRRSRSRSRHRRSKSRSRRRSHSRSRRRSKSPRRRRSHSRDRNRRSRSRDRRKEEKSKKRSKTPPKSYSSARRSRSISRRHRRSRSASRSPRRRLSRSPSLRRHKKEKKKEKEREKERERDRRDDRDRSRDERERSTSKKKKSKDKERERERDRKSDSEKGDVKVSQVTRDYDEEEQGYDSDKEGEEEDDERKSDSDSASSPKGPEDPERAENPKKSKVNGDDHHQEDMEMSD is encoded by the exons ATGAACTCCAACACGCACGTCATCCAGGTGACAAACGTCTCCCCGAGCACGACGTCCGAGCAGATGAGGACCCTGTTCGGCTTCCTGGGGAACATAGAGGAGCTCAAACTGTTTCCACCGGA tgaCTCTCCCTTGCCTGTGACTTCACGTGTCTGTTTTGTAAAATTCCTTGAGTCTGAGTCGGTGGGAGTTTCCCAGCATCTGACCAACACCGTCTTCGTGGACCGGGCCCTGATCGTGGTTCCTTTCGCTGAAG GAGTGATTCCTGATGAATCTAAAGCTATGTCGCTGCTGGCTCCAGCCAATGCTGTGGCAGGAATGATGCCTGGGGGAGGCCTCCTTCCAACACCCAATCCTCTGGCTTCT ATGGGAGGGACGCCTTTCGGAGGTCTGGGAGCTCCCAACATGGAGCAGATGGCTGCCATGGGAATGCCAGGACCCAACATGAACCCCCAG gcTCTTTCTGCAGATTTCCTGAAGCTCATGCAGTCCATGGACCCCAA GTTGAACCCGTTGGCGGCTGGACTGAACCTGAACCCAGGACTGAAGACCGACGCCTCCAACAAGGAGATAGAAGAAGCCATGAAGAGGGTCAGGGAGGCCCAGTCCCTGATCTCTGCAGCCATCGAACCTGGAA ATAAGAAAGACGACAAGCGTAAACATTCCCGCTCTCGTTCGAGGTCACGACGCCGACGCTCCAGATCTCGCTCACGACACAG ACGTTCCAAGAGCAGATCTCGACGTCGCTCTCATTCCAGGAGTCGGAGGAGGTCCAAGAGTCCACGCAGGAGGAGATCTCACTCCAGAGACAGAAACCGTCGCAGCAGATCCAG GgacaggaggaaggaggagaagtcCAAGAAAAGGTCCAAGACGCCTCCCAAGAGCTACAGCAGCGccaggaggtccaggagcatCAGCAG GAGACACCGTCGGAGTCGTTCTGCTTCCAGATCTCCCAGGAGGAGGCTGTCCAGGTCTCCATCACTCAGACG ccataagaaggagaagaagaaggagaaggagcgAGAGAAGGAACGAGAACGAGACCGGAGGGACGACCGAGACCGAAGCCGAGACGAACGAGAACGATCGAcgagcaagaagaagaagagcaaagACAAAGAACGAGAACGAGAGCGAGACAGGAAGTCTGACAGCGAGAAGGGAGACGTGAAGGTGAGCCAG GTGACTCGTGACTACGACGAGGAGGAGCAGGGCTACGACAGCGacaaggagggagaggaagaggacgaCGAGAGGAAGAGCGACTCGGACTCGGCGTCGTCCCCCAAAGGTCCGGAGGATCCGGAACGAGCCGAAAACCCCAAGAAGTCCAAAGTGAACGGAGACGACCACCACCAGGAGGACATGGAGATGAGCGACTGA
- the LOC110966409 gene encoding serine/arginine-rich splicing factor 11 isoform X3 — translation MSLLAPANAVAGMMPGGGLLPTPNPLASMGGTPFGGLGAPNMEQMAAMGMPGPNMNPQALSADFLKLMQSMDPKLNPLAAGLNLNPGLKTDASNKEIEEAMKRVREAQSLISAAIEPGNKKDDKRKHSRSRSRSRRRRSRSRSRHRRSKSRSRRRSHSRSRRRSKSPRRRRSHSRDRNRRSRSRDRRKEEKSKKRSKTPPKSYSSARRSRSISRRHRRSRSASRSPRRRLSRSPSLRRHKKEKKKEKEREKERERDRRDDRDRSRDERERSTSKKKKSKDKERERERDRKSDSEKGDVKVSQVTRDYDEEEQGYDSDKEGEEEDDERKSDSDSASSPKGPEDPERAENPKKSKVNGDDHHQEDMEMSD, via the exons ATGTCGCTGCTGGCTCCAGCCAATGCTGTGGCAGGAATGATGCCTGGGGGAGGCCTCCTTCCAACACCCAATCCTCTGGCTTCT ATGGGAGGGACGCCTTTCGGAGGTCTGGGAGCTCCCAACATGGAGCAGATGGCTGCCATGGGAATGCCAGGACCCAACATGAACCCCCAG gcTCTTTCTGCAGATTTCCTGAAGCTCATGCAGTCCATGGACCCCAA GTTGAACCCGTTGGCGGCTGGACTGAACCTGAACCCAGGACTGAAGACCGACGCCTCCAACAAGGAGATAGAAGAAGCCATGAAGAGGGTCAGGGAGGCCCAGTCCCTGATCTCTGCAGCCATCGAACCTGGAA ATAAGAAAGACGACAAGCGTAAACATTCCCGCTCTCGTTCGAGGTCACGACGCCGACGCTCCAGATCTCGCTCACGACACAG ACGTTCCAAGAGCAGATCTCGACGTCGCTCTCATTCCAGGAGTCGGAGGAGGTCCAAGAGTCCACGCAGGAGGAGATCTCACTCCAGAGACAGAAACCGTCGCAGCAGATCCAG GgacaggaggaaggaggagaagtcCAAGAAAAGGTCCAAGACGCCTCCCAAGAGCTACAGCAGCGccaggaggtccaggagcatCAGCAG GAGACACCGTCGGAGTCGTTCTGCTTCCAGATCTCCCAGGAGGAGGCTGTCCAGGTCTCCATCACTCAGACG ccataagaaggagaagaagaaggagaaggagcgAGAGAAGGAACGAGAACGAGACCGGAGGGACGACCGAGACCGAAGCCGAGACGAACGAGAACGATCGAcgagcaagaagaagaagagcaaagACAAAGAACGAGAACGAGAGCGAGACAGGAAGTCTGACAGCGAGAAGGGAGACGTGAAGGTGAGCCAG GTGACTCGTGACTACGACGAGGAGGAGCAGGGCTACGACAGCGacaaggagggagaggaagaggacgaCGAGAGGAAGAGCGACTCGGACTCGGCGTCGTCCCCCAAAGGTCCGGAGGATCCGGAACGAGCCGAAAACCCCAAGAAGTCCAAAGTGAACGGAGACGACCACCACCAGGAGGACATGGAGATGAGCGACTGA
- the LOC127533532 gene encoding uncharacterized PE-PGRS family protein PE_PGRS54-like isoform X1, whose product MLTWTHWQEPEPRVREVLGVHRGLGVHVGLGVHGGLGVHGGLGVLRGLGVHRGLGVHRGLGVHVGLDVHGGLGVHGGLGVHGGLGVHRGLGVHRGPGVHRGPGVHRGPGVHGGPGVHGGPGVHRGLGVHRGLGVHGGLGVHRGLGVHRGLGVHRGLGVLRGLGVLRGLDVHRGLGVHGGLGVHRGLDVHRGLGVHGGLGVLRGLDVHRGLGVHRGLGVLRGLGVLRGLDVHRGLGVHGGLGVHIGLGVHRGLGVLRGLDVHRGLGVHRGLGVLRGLGVLRGLGVLRGLGVLRGLDVHRGLGVHGGLGVHRGLDVHRGLDVHRGLGVHRGLGVKLCPLLDPFNRSDDETVLSVLTTYNGCLVFLFLETLNH is encoded by the exons ATGTTGACGTGGACTCATTGGCAGGAACCAGAACCTAGAGTTAGAGAGgttctaggtgttcatagaggtctgg gtgttcacgtaggtctaggtgttcatggaggtctaggtgttcatggaggtctaggtgttcttagaggtctaggtgttcatagaggtctaggtgttcatagaggtctaggtgttcacgtaggtctagatgttcatggaggtctaggtgttcatggaggtctaggtgttcatggaggtctaggtgttcatagaggtctaggtgttcatagaggtccaggtgttcatagaggtccaggtgttcatagaggtccaggtgttcatggag gtccaggtgttcatggaggtccaggtgttcatagaggtctaggtgttcatagaggtctaggtgttcatggaggtctaggtgtccatagaggtctaggtgtccatagaggtctaggtgttcatagaggtctaggtgttcttagag gtctaggtgttcttagaggtctagatgttcatagaggtctaggtgttcatggaggtctaggtgttcatagaggtctagatgttcatagaggtctaggtgttcatggag gtctcggtgttcttagaggtctagatgttcatagaggtctaggtgtccatagaggtctaggtgttcttagaggtctaggtgttcttagaggtctagatgttcatagaggtctaggtgttcatggaggtctaggtgttcatataggtctaggtgttcatagaggtctcggtgttcttagaggtctagatgttcatagaggtctaggtgtccatagaggtctaggtgttcttagag gtctaggtgttcttagaggtctaggtgttcttagaggtctaggtgttcttagaggtctagatgttcatagaggtctaggtgttcatggaggtctaggtgttcatagaggtctagatgttcatagaggtctagatgttcatagaggtctaggtgttcatagaggtctaggtgtaaAACTGTGTCCTCTGTTGGATCCATTCAATCGTTCTGATGATGAAActgttctgtctgttctcaCCACATATAACGgctgtttagtttttttatttctggagacACTGAACCATTAA
- the LOC127533532 gene encoding PE-PGRS family protein PE_PGRS5-like isoform X2: MLTWTHWQEPEPRVREVLGVHRGLGVHVGLGVHGGLGVHGGLGVLRGLGVHRGLGVHRGLGVHVGLDVHGGLGVHGGLGVHGGLGVHRGLGVHRGPGVHRGPGVHRGPGVHGGPGVHGGPGVHRGLGVHRGLGVHGGLGVHRGLGVHRGLGVHRGLGVLRGLGVLRGLDVHRGLGVHGGLGVHRGLDVHRGLGVHGGLGVLRGLDVHRGLGVHRGLGVLRGLGVLRGLDVHRGLGVHGGLGVHIGLGVHRGLGVLRGLDVHRGLGVHRGLGVLRGLGVLRGLGVLRGLDVHRGLGVHGGLGVHRGLDVHRGLDVHRGLGVHRGLGVKLCPLLDPFNRSDDETVLSVLTTYNGCLVFLFLETLNH; this comes from the exons ATGTTGACGTGGACTCATTGGCAGGAACCAGAACCTAGAGTTAGAGAGgttctaggtgttcatagaggtctgg gtgttcacgtaggtctaggtgttcatggaggtctaggtgttcatggaggtctaggtgttcttagaggtctaggtgttcatagaggtctaggtgttcatagaggtctaggtgttcacgtaggtctagatgttcatggaggtctaggtgttcatggaggtctaggtgttcatggaggtctaggtgttcatagaggtctaggtgttcatagaggtccaggtgttcatagaggtccaggtgttcatagaggtccaggtgttcatggag gtccaggtgttcatggaggtccaggtgttcatagaggtctaggtgttcatagaggtctaggtgttcatggaggtctaggtgtccatagaggtctaggtgtccatagaggtctaggtgttcatagaggtctaggtgttcttagag gtctaggtgttcttagaggtctagatgttcatagaggtctaggtgttcatggaggtctaggtgttcatagaggtctagatgttcatagaggtctaggtgttcatggag gtctcggtgttcttagaggtctagatgttcatagaggtctaggtgtccatagaggtctaggtgttcttagaggtctaggtgttcttagaggtctagatgttcatagaggtctaggtgttcatggaggtctaggtgttcatatag gtctaggtgttcatagaggtctcggtgttcttagaggtctagatgttcatagaggtctaggtgtccatagaggtctaggtgttcttagaggtctaggtgttcttagaggtctaggtgttcttagaggtctagatgttcatagaggtctaggtgttcatggaggtctaggtgttcatagaggtctagatgttcatagaggtctagatgttcatagaggtctaggtgttcatagaggtctaggtgtaaAACTGTGTCCTCTGTTGGATCCATTCAATCGTTCTGATGATGAAActgttctgtctgttctcaCCACATATAACGgctgtttagtttttttatttctggagacACTGAACCATTAA